A region of Clostridium acetobutylicum ATCC 824 DNA encodes the following proteins:
- the hydF gene encoding [FeFe] hydrogenase H-cluster maturation GTPase HydF has protein sequence MNELNSTPKGERLHIALFGKTNVGKSSVINALTSQEIALVSNVKGTTTDPVYKAMELLPLGPVMLIDTAGLDDISDLGELRRGKTLEVLSKTDVAILVFDVESGITEYDKNIYSLLLEKKIPLIGVLNKIDKKDYKLEDYTSQFKIPIVPISALNNKGINNLKDELIRLAPENDDKFKIVGDLLSPGDIAVLVTPIDKAAPKGRLILPQQQTIRDILESDAIAMVTKEFELRETLDSLRKKPKIVITDSQVFLKVAADTPKDILMTSFSILMARHKGDLIELARGARAIEDLKDGDKILIAEACTHHRQSDDIGKVKIPRWLRQKTGKKLEFDFSSGFSFPPNIEDYALIVHCAGCMLNRRSMLHRIESSVKKQIPIVNYGVLIAYVQGILPRALKPFPYADRIFNQSSRN, from the coding sequence ATGAATGAACTTAACTCAACACCCAAAGGTGAAAGACTTCACATTGCACTTTTTGGAAAAACTAATGTTGGAAAATCCAGTGTAATAAATGCTCTTACTTCTCAAGAAATAGCTCTTGTTTCAAATGTAAAAGGTACAACAACTGATCCTGTTTACAAAGCAATGGAACTGCTCCCTCTTGGACCAGTTATGCTTATAGATACTGCTGGTCTTGATGACATAAGTGATTTAGGTGAGCTTAGACGTGGAAAAACTCTCGAGGTTTTATCAAAAACTGATGTAGCAATTTTAGTTTTTGATGTTGAAAGTGGAATAACAGAATATGATAAAAATATTTACTCATTACTGCTTGAAAAGAAAATTCCACTAATAGGAGTTTTAAATAAAATAGATAAAAAGGACTATAAGCTAGAGGATTATACTTCTCAATTTAAAATACCTATAGTACCAATTTCAGCTCTCAATAATAAAGGCATAAATAATTTAAAAGATGAATTAATACGCTTAGCACCAGAAAATGATGATAAATTTAAGATTGTTGGTGATTTACTTTCTCCTGGTGACATAGCAGTTTTAGTTACTCCAATAGACAAAGCTGCTCCAAAGGGAAGATTAATACTTCCTCAGCAGCAAACTATAAGAGATATACTTGAAAGTGACGCTATTGCTATGGTGACAAAGGAATTTGAACTTAGAGAAACCTTAGACAGCCTTAGAAAAAAACCTAAAATAGTAATAACAGATTCTCAAGTATTTTTAAAGGTAGCAGCAGACACACCTAAGGACATATTGATGACCTCATTTTCTATACTTATGGCAAGACATAAAGGAGATTTAATAGAACTTGCTCGTGGTGCAAGGGCAATTGAAGATTTAAAAGATGGTGATAAAATTTTAATAGCAGAAGCCTGCACCCACCACCGTCAATCTGATGATATAGGTAAAGTAAAAATACCAAGATGGCTTAGACAAAAAACTGGTAAAAAACTAGAATTTGATTTTTCAAGTGGCTTTTCATTTCCTCCAAATATAGAGGATTATGCACTTATAGTTCATTGTGCTGGCTGCATGCTAAACAGACGTTCAATGCTTCACAGAATAGAAAGTTCAGTAAAAAAACAAATTCCTATAGTAAATTACGGAGTTCTTATTGCCTACGTTCAAGGAATTCTTCCAAGGGCATTAAAGCCTTTTCCATATGCTGATAGAATATTTAATCAATCGAGTAGGAACTAA
- a CDS encoding aspartate ammonia-lyase — protein sequence MFDLPSDFRIEKDLLGEKNLPKESYYGINSLRAFENFNISNKKVNLNLIYAVVIVKKAAALAHKKLKELKDEKADAIISACDDILSGKFDDEFITNSLQGGAGTSTNMNVNEVIANRAIELLNGSKGDYSIIHPIEDVNMSQSTNDVYPTALRIAAIKLLRPLSDALSKLQESFQIKENDFSDILMLGRTELMDALPMMVGQGFGAYAKAFARDRWRIYKVEERLREINIGGNAIGTGINASYDYIFTVTDILQDLTGLGLARSDYPMDVTQNMDVFVEVSGLLKSCAVNLIKISNDIRLLNSGPVGGIGEFIVEEVQAGSSIMPGKVNPVICEMTAQTSMKVMANDTAISLASSFGQLQLNAFSPLIAESLLESLEILTNAVNVFREKCIDSIKINEEKCLENLEASTALVTALVHYIGYDKASIIAKKALKEKKSIRELLLLEKILTKEEIDKILNPYEITKPGIPGL from the coding sequence GTGTTTGATTTGCCTTCTGATTTTAGAATAGAAAAAGACTTACTTGGAGAAAAAAACTTACCTAAAGAGTCCTACTACGGAATAAACTCTCTAAGAGCCTTTGAAAACTTTAATATAAGCAATAAAAAAGTAAATTTAAATTTAATATATGCAGTGGTAATTGTAAAAAAAGCGGCTGCTTTAGCTCATAAAAAACTCAAGGAACTTAAAGATGAAAAAGCAGATGCTATAATAAGCGCTTGTGATGACATATTAAGTGGAAAATTTGACGATGAGTTCATTACAAATTCTCTTCAAGGCGGTGCTGGAACCTCAACCAACATGAATGTAAATGAAGTCATTGCAAACAGAGCTATTGAATTACTTAATGGCTCAAAGGGTGACTACTCTATAATCCACCCAATTGAAGATGTTAATATGTCTCAGTCAACCAATGATGTATACCCAACTGCTCTTAGAATTGCAGCTATAAAACTTCTAAGGCCTTTATCTGATGCTTTAAGTAAACTTCAAGAATCCTTTCAAATAAAAGAAAATGATTTTTCAGATATACTTATGCTTGGAAGGACAGAACTTATGGATGCCTTACCTATGATGGTAGGTCAGGGCTTTGGAGCTTATGCAAAAGCCTTTGCTAGGGATAGATGGCGAATATATAAGGTTGAAGAGAGACTTCGTGAGATAAATATTGGAGGAAATGCCATAGGAACTGGAATAAATGCTTCCTATGATTATATTTTCACTGTTACTGACATACTTCAAGATTTAACAGGACTCGGGCTTGCAAGAAGTGATTACCCAATGGATGTAACACAAAACATGGATGTATTTGTAGAGGTGTCAGGTCTTTTAAAATCCTGCGCTGTTAATCTTATAAAAATTTCAAATGACATAAGACTTTTAAATAGCGGCCCTGTAGGTGGTATAGGAGAATTTATTGTTGAAGAGGTTCAAGCTGGTTCATCAATTATGCCAGGAAAAGTAAACCCTGTTATATGTGAAATGACAGCTCAAACTTCTATGAAGGTTATGGCAAACGATACTGCTATCTCCCTCGCCTCATCTTTTGGACAGCTTCAATTAAATGCTTTTTCTCCTCTAATTGCTGAAAGCCTTTTAGAATCTCTTGAAATACTTACTAATGCAGTTAATGTGTTCAGGGAAAAATGCATAGATTCAATAAAAATTAATGAAGAAAAATGTCTTGAGAATTTAGAAGCTTCTACAGCACTCGTTACAGCCTTAGTTCATTATATAGGTTATGATAAAGCATCTATTATAGCAAAAAAAGCTCTAAAAGAAAAAAAATCCATACGGGAATTACTCCTTTTAGAAAAAATTTTAACAAAAGAAGAAATAGATAAAATACTTAATCCTTATGAGATTACAAAACCTGGCATACCAGGACTATAG
- a CDS encoding polyprenol monophosphomannose synthase produces the protein MLSIIIPVYNEKGNILELTSRIKSALKNNEYEIVFVDDSTDETPKIIESLALKYNNIRLKHRKGKKGLSSAVIDGFKLARGDVLSVMDGDLQHPPEMLESMLFQMKKDTDIVICSRFVLGGKEEGLNIFRKFASFIARLIGKIFLKPLRKISDPTAGFFMLKRKVIKNRDLRAIGWKILIEILVMGDYKRVVELPYSFKRRKHEKSKFTISVQGQYLKQIVSLFIRSKKYNIK, from the coding sequence ATGCTGTCAATAATTATCCCTGTATATAATGAGAAAGGTAATATATTAGAGCTTACGTCAAGGATAAAGAGTGCTTTGAAAAATAATGAATATGAGATTGTTTTTGTTGATGATAGTACGGATGAAACACCCAAAATTATAGAAAGTCTAGCTTTAAAGTATAATAATATAAGGCTTAAGCATAGAAAAGGTAAAAAAGGGCTTTCCTCTGCTGTAATTGATGGTTTTAAACTTGCTAGAGGAGACGTGCTTTCTGTTATGGATGGAGATTTGCAGCATCCACCTGAAATGCTTGAAAGTATGCTTTTTCAAATGAAGAAGGATACAGATATCGTTATTTGCAGCAGGTTTGTGCTTGGAGGTAAGGAGGAAGGACTTAATATATTTAGAAAATTTGCCTCATTTATAGCAAGATTAATAGGAAAAATTTTTTTAAAGCCACTAAGAAAAATATCAGATCCAACAGCTGGATTTTTTATGCTTAAAAGAAAGGTTATAAAAAATAGAGATTTAAGAGCTATAGGATGGAAAATACTAATAGAGATACTTGTAATGGGAGATTATAAAAGGGTTGTAGAGCTTCCGTATTCCTTTAAAAGGAGGAAACACGAAAAATCAAAGTTCACAATTTCTGTGCAAGGACAATATTTAAAGCAAATAGTTAGTTTATTTATAAGAAGTAAGAAATATAATATTAAGTAG
- a CDS encoding insulinase family protein: MKFEIGNIYSGFKFESETVIDEINSKGRVFKHIKSGAVLVNLKNKDDNKVFSITFKTLPHDSTGVAHILEHSVLCGSRKFKVKEPFIEILKGSLNTYLNAATYADKTMYPVASRNKKDFMNLMDVYLDAVFYPDIYNTPEIIMQEGWHYDIKDEEDEIEYNGVVYNEMKGAYSSPISLLSRSMDEELFKGSVYGVDSGGKVENIVDLSYEEALSFHEKYYHPSNSIIYVYGDIDIEEVLEFINDNYLKDFNKKNIDADIKVNGAFSKVHEKELEYSISEGESENDKTYFGMSFVTGDALDTELSMGLELLESILLEASSSPLRRAIVEENIGKDVFGVFDSSILKNTFSIILKDSNLEDKDKFKEVVKNTLKELVKNGIDKKLINGIINAKEFALRESDFDSYPAGLVYNEKILESMLYGGDPFINLRFNDVIKNIRKYAESNYFENLIEKYILNNNYGVFITVKPKKNLEEEREEKLREKLRKFKNGLSKDDLKKLIASNRSLELRQDTPDSEENLESIPLIAIGDVKRDIETIEHKIIDENNAKIIWCPLNTRGIQYVSIYFEGKSVPQNMIPYASLLSSVIGKVNTEKYNFKELSNEAMENLGGMDFGLDVYSRPQNYEDYAPKFAVRAKSLREKLPKMFEIMEEIINHSIYDDYKRLKEIIDEIKSRMEMAIRGSGSRMASVRVGSYVSSAYKYLDTITGIDFYKFIVDISSNFEEKKEEVAANLKAASDYIFKRDNLIAAYCAEEEDYETFSKLFNDFTLKLKNNNFKLNDYKFELKKLNEAFMMSTKVQYVAKGFNFRKFNFKHNGALIVLRTIANYDYLWNSVRVKGGAYGASMSLSRNGHLAFASYRDPNLLETLKAYEEMVSFVKDFNVNSREMDKYILGTISGIDMPLSNYSKCEKVTAQYLTGIDDEYMRKERLEILDCSVEDIKDSYDILKKLNEENCICVFGSEEKIKENKELFDNVVDIFGE, translated from the coding sequence ATGAAATTTGAAATTGGCAACATTTATAGCGGGTTTAAATTTGAAAGTGAGACTGTAATAGATGAGATAAATAGTAAAGGTAGGGTATTTAAACATATAAAAAGTGGAGCTGTTCTTGTAAATTTAAAAAATAAGGATGACAACAAAGTTTTTTCTATAACCTTTAAGACTCTTCCCCACGATAGTACGGGAGTAGCGCATATATTAGAGCATTCTGTTTTATGTGGTTCTAGAAAGTTTAAGGTAAAGGAGCCTTTTATAGAAATACTAAAAGGTTCACTTAACACATATTTAAATGCTGCAACTTATGCTGACAAAACAATGTATCCTGTTGCAAGTAGAAATAAAAAAGACTTTATGAATCTTATGGATGTATACTTGGATGCTGTTTTTTATCCTGATATATATAATACTCCTGAAATTATAATGCAGGAAGGATGGCATTATGATATAAAGGATGAAGAAGATGAAATAGAGTACAATGGTGTTGTTTACAATGAAATGAAAGGAGCCTACTCATCGCCAATTTCCTTGCTATCAAGAAGCATGGACGAGGAGCTTTTTAAAGGGAGTGTTTATGGAGTAGATTCTGGTGGAAAAGTAGAAAATATAGTGGATTTATCTTATGAAGAGGCACTAAGCTTCCATGAAAAATACTATCATCCATCTAACAGCATAATATATGTATATGGAGACATTGATATAGAAGAAGTTTTAGAGTTTATTAATGACAATTATTTAAAGGATTTCAATAAAAAAAATATAGATGCAGATATAAAGGTAAATGGAGCCTTTAGTAAAGTTCATGAGAAGGAATTAGAATATTCTATTTCAGAGGGAGAAAGCGAAAATGACAAAACTTATTTTGGCATGAGTTTTGTAACAGGAGACGCTTTAGATACTGAACTTTCAATGGGCTTAGAGCTTTTGGAGAGTATTTTACTTGAGGCTTCATCATCACCACTTAGGAGAGCTATTGTAGAAGAAAATATAGGAAAAGATGTTTTTGGAGTTTTTGATAGTTCAATATTAAAAAATACCTTTTCAATAATTCTAAAGGATTCTAATTTAGAGGATAAAGATAAATTTAAAGAAGTAGTTAAAAATACACTTAAAGAGCTTGTTAAAAATGGAATAGATAAGAAGCTTATAAATGGCATAATAAATGCAAAAGAGTTTGCTCTTAGAGAAAGTGATTTTGATTCTTATCCTGCGGGGCTTGTTTACAATGAAAAGATATTGGAAAGCATGCTTTATGGAGGAGATCCCTTTATAAATTTAAGATTTAATGATGTAATAAAAAATATTAGAAAGTATGCAGAGTCGAATTATTTTGAAAATTTAATAGAAAAGTATATTTTAAATAATAACTATGGAGTATTTATAACTGTAAAACCTAAGAAAAATCTTGAAGAGGAAAGAGAAGAAAAGTTAAGAGAAAAGCTTAGAAAATTTAAGAATGGTCTTTCTAAGGATGATCTTAAGAAACTCATAGCTAGTAATAGAAGCTTAGAATTAAGGCAGGATACTCCTGATAGTGAAGAGAACCTTGAATCAATCCCTCTTATAGCTATAGGTGATGTAAAAAGGGATATAGAGACAATTGAGCATAAAATAATAGATGAAAACAATGCAAAAATTATATGGTGTCCACTAAACACTAGAGGTATTCAGTATGTAAGTATATACTTTGAAGGAAAATCAGTACCTCAGAATATGATTCCTTATGCTTCTTTATTATCCTCTGTTATAGGAAAGGTTAATACAGAAAAATATAACTTTAAAGAGTTGTCTAATGAAGCTATGGAAAACCTGGGCGGCATGGATTTTGGCTTAGATGTATACAGTAGGCCTCAAAATTACGAGGATTATGCACCTAAATTTGCTGTAAGGGCTAAGAGCTTAAGAGAAAAGCTTCCAAAGATGTTTGAAATAATGGAGGAAATAATAAATCACAGCATTTATGATGATTACAAGAGGCTTAAGGAAATAATAGACGAAATAAAATCTAGGATGGAGATGGCAATAAGAGGTTCAGGAAGCAGAATGGCATCTGTAAGAGTTGGGTCTTATGTATCTAGTGCGTATAAATACTTAGATACTATAACAGGAATTGATTTTTATAAATTTATAGTAGATATAAGCAGTAATTTTGAAGAGAAAAAAGAGGAAGTAGCAGCAAATCTAAAGGCTGCATCGGATTATATATTCAAAAGGGATAATTTAATTGCAGCATATTGTGCAGAAGAAGAGGATTATGAAACTTTTAGTAAGCTGTTTAATGATTTTACCTTAAAATTAAAGAATAACAATTTTAAATTGAATGATTATAAATTTGAGCTTAAAAAGTTAAATGAAGCATTTATGATGTCTACAAAGGTTCAGTATGTAGCTAAGGGTTTTAATTTTAGAAAGTTCAATTTCAAGCATAATGGAGCGCTTATTGTGCTTAGAACCATAGCAAATTATGATTACCTTTGGAATAGTGTAAGAGTAAAAGGAGGGGCATATGGAGCTTCTATGTCATTATCGAGGAATGGACATTTAGCATTTGCTTCATATAGAGATCCTAATTTACTTGAGACATTAAAGGCTTATGAGGAAATGGTATCCTTTGTAAAAGATTTTAATGTTAATAGTAGAGAAATGGATAAATACATTTTAGGTACCATAAGTGGTATTGATATGCCTTTAAGTAATTATTCAAAGTGTGAAAAGGTGACAGCACAGTATTTAACGGGAATAGATGACGAATATATGAGAAAAGAGCGTCTTGAAATATTAGATTGTTCAGTGGAGGATATAAAGGACTCCTATGACATTTTGAAAAAGCTTAACGAAGAAAATTGTATATGTGTTTTTGGAAGTGAAGAAAAGATAAAAGAGAACAAAGAATTATTTGATAACGTAGTGGATATATTCGGAGAATAG
- a CDS encoding phosphoribosylformylglycinamidine synthase: MNTKVRRIFVKKKAGFDVAAKELLKDLVENLGIKTLKDLSILNRYDVSGINDSEYEDAKAIIFSEKTVDDVYDEKFEVSSEDKVFAVEYLPGQYDQRADSACQCIKILTGNEDVLIASAKVIILKGNISVSDLEKIKKYVINPVDSREASLDKPETLEVIYDLPYEVETIENFISMSEDELKVFLDSNGLAMSMEDLKFCREYFKNEEKRNPTITEIKVIDTYWSDHCRHTTFQTRLQNIQFEDGKYTEVLKSAYKNYVDARKYVYGNKEKEVCLMDIAVIGMKELKKKGFLNDLDESDEINACSIVVDADVNGKDEKWLVMFKNETHNHPTEIEPFGGAATCLGGAIRDPLSGRAYVYQAMRVTGSGDPRVRIEDTTKGRLPQKKITLGAANGYSSYGNQIGLATGQVSECYDEGFIAKRMEVGAVVGAAPKENVVREEPKPSDVVILLGGRTGRDGCGGATGSSKEHDVNSLQNCGAEVQKGNAPTERKLQRLFRNNKVSTLIKRCNDFGAGGVSVAIGELTDGLDINLDLVPKKYEGLDGTELAISESQERMAVVVEKKDAEKFIEYADKENLEAVIVAKVTDTKRLKLFWKGNAIVNISRAFLDTNGVRQNVDVFVKAPKKEDNYFKTENKNKDVKEEVLETLRDLNVCSQKGLSERFDSTIGAGTVLMPFGGKNQITPAEGMAAKLPVLNGETSTGTVMTYGYNPKIGKWSPFHGAMYAVIESLTKIVCMGGDYKKTRLTFQEYFERLNKEPERWGKPFAALLGALKAQEIFNTPAIGGKDSMSGTFMDLNVPPTLVSFAVNVVDINNVISPEFKKVGSSVVLVKCERDENEVPLFDELKKNFDTVQALIKDKKVISAQSVRHGGLIAALSKMCFGNKIGFEMLKEEELFTPDYGSIVLELEESLDIKELFKDVKYEVIGKTIADSKIILNNVSISIDEALEAYTEPLEKVFPTKVEASKKINLALYDEVKYENIKRVSAVNKIAKPRVFIPVFPGTNCEYDSKRAFERAGAEVNTLVFRNMKATDIEESINEMVEEINKAQIIMLPGGFSAGDEPDGSGKFIATVFRNEKIKEAVMKLLNARDGLMLGICNGFQALIKLGLVPYGEIREIDENCPTLTYNNIGRHVSKIAYTKIVSNKSPWFSNVEIGDIHSIPISHGEGRFAASKEVVEELIKNGQIATRYVDLNGNSSYETEVNPNGSVLCIEGITSPDGRILGKMGHSERFSKGTYKNIIGNQDQKIFESGVQYFK; this comes from the coding sequence ATGAATACAAAAGTAAGGCGTATATTCGTAAAGAAAAAAGCAGGTTTTGATGTTGCAGCAAAAGAACTTTTGAAGGATTTAGTAGAAAACCTCGGAATAAAAACTTTAAAGGATTTATCAATATTAAATAGATACGATGTTTCTGGCATAAATGACAGTGAGTATGAGGATGCTAAAGCTATTATATTTTCTGAAAAAACTGTTGATGATGTATATGATGAAAAATTTGAAGTTTCAAGTGAAGATAAAGTTTTTGCTGTAGAATATTTGCCGGGGCAGTACGATCAAAGAGCGGATTCTGCATGTCAGTGCATTAAAATACTTACAGGAAATGAAGATGTTTTAATAGCATCAGCAAAAGTAATCATTTTAAAGGGAAATATAAGCGTTAGTGATTTAGAAAAAATTAAAAAATATGTTATCAATCCAGTTGATTCTAGAGAGGCATCTCTTGATAAACCGGAAACATTAGAAGTAATATATGATCTTCCGTATGAAGTTGAAACCATAGAGAATTTTATAAGCATGTCAGAGGATGAGCTTAAGGTATTCTTAGATAGTAATGGACTTGCAATGAGTATGGAAGATTTAAAATTTTGTAGGGAATACTTTAAGAATGAAGAAAAGAGAAATCCTACAATAACAGAAATAAAGGTTATAGATACTTATTGGTCGGATCACTGTAGGCATACAACTTTCCAAACAAGGCTTCAGAATATTCAGTTTGAAGATGGAAAATATACAGAAGTTTTAAAGTCTGCCTACAAAAATTATGTGGATGCAAGAAAATATGTTTATGGAAATAAAGAAAAAGAAGTATGTCTTATGGACATTGCAGTTATTGGAATGAAGGAATTAAAGAAAAAGGGCTTTTTAAATGATTTAGATGAGTCAGATGAAATAAATGCCTGTAGTATAGTAGTTGATGCAGATGTAAACGGAAAAGATGAAAAATGGCTTGTAATGTTTAAAAATGAAACTCATAATCATCCTACTGAAATTGAGCCTTTTGGAGGAGCTGCAACCTGTCTTGGAGGAGCTATAAGAGATCCACTTTCAGGAAGAGCCTATGTATATCAAGCAATGAGAGTTACAGGTAGTGGAGATCCAAGAGTTAGAATAGAAGATACAACTAAAGGAAGACTTCCTCAAAAGAAGATAACACTTGGAGCAGCAAACGGCTATAGTTCCTATGGAAACCAAATAGGACTTGCAACAGGACAAGTTTCCGAGTGCTATGATGAGGGCTTTATAGCAAAGAGAATGGAAGTTGGAGCTGTGGTTGGAGCAGCACCTAAGGAAAACGTAGTTAGAGAAGAGCCAAAACCATCTGATGTTGTTATTCTTTTAGGTGGAAGAACAGGAAGAGACGGCTGTGGTGGAGCAACAGGTTCCTCAAAAGAACATGATGTAAATTCACTTCAAAACTGTGGTGCAGAAGTTCAAAAGGGTAACGCACCTACAGAAAGAAAACTTCAAAGACTTTTTAGAAATAATAAGGTAAGTACATTAATAAAAAGATGTAATGATTTTGGAGCTGGTGGAGTTTCTGTTGCTATAGGTGAACTTACAGATGGACTTGACATTAACTTAGATTTAGTCCCTAAAAAGTATGAGGGACTAGATGGAACTGAGCTTGCAATTTCCGAATCTCAAGAGAGAATGGCAGTTGTTGTTGAGAAAAAAGATGCTGAAAAGTTTATAGAATATGCAGATAAGGAAAATTTAGAAGCTGTAATAGTGGCAAAGGTAACAGATACAAAAAGACTTAAATTATTCTGGAAAGGAAATGCTATAGTAAATATTTCAAGGGCATTTTTAGATACAAATGGTGTTAGACAAAATGTTGATGTTTTTGTAAAGGCACCAAAAAAGGAAGATAACTACTTCAAGACTGAAAATAAAAATAAGGACGTTAAAGAGGAAGTTTTAGAAACCTTAAGGGATTTAAATGTATGCAGTCAGAAGGGACTTTCAGAAAGATTTGACAGCACTATAGGTGCAGGTACTGTTTTAATGCCTTTTGGAGGAAAGAATCAAATAACTCCAGCTGAGGGTATGGCAGCAAAGCTTCCAGTTCTTAATGGAGAGACTTCAACAGGAACGGTAATGACTTACGGTTATAATCCTAAGATAGGAAAATGGAGTCCTTTCCATGGTGCAATGTATGCCGTTATAGAATCCCTTACAAAGATAGTGTGCATGGGCGGAGATTATAAAAAGACTAGACTTACTTTTCAAGAGTATTTTGAAAGATTAAATAAAGAGCCTGAAAGATGGGGTAAACCTTTTGCAGCACTTCTTGGAGCACTTAAGGCGCAAGAGATATTTAATACTCCAGCTATAGGTGGAAAGGACAGTATGTCTGGTACTTTTATGGACTTAAATGTTCCACCAACACTTGTATCCTTTGCTGTGAATGTAGTTGATATAAATAATGTGATATCACCTGAATTTAAAAAGGTAGGCAGCAGTGTGGTTTTAGTTAAGTGTGAAAGGGATGAAAATGAAGTTCCTTTATTTGATGAATTGAAGAAAAACTTTGATACTGTACAGGCTTTAATTAAGGATAAAAAGGTAATAAGTGCTCAAAGCGTTAGACACGGCGGACTCATAGCTGCTTTAAGTAAAATGTGTTTTGGAAATAAAATTGGTTTTGAAATGCTCAAAGAGGAAGAACTATTTACTCCTGATTATGGTTCTATAGTTTTAGAACTTGAGGAGAGCTTAGATATTAAGGAATTATTTAAAGATGTAAAATACGAAGTTATTGGTAAAACTATAGCTGATAGTAAAATAATCTTAAATAATGTTTCAATAAGCATTGATGAAGCTTTAGAGGCATATACTGAGCCTTTAGAAAAAGTTTTCCCTACTAAAGTGGAAGCTTCAAAGAAGATTAATCTAGCTTTATATGATGAAGTTAAATATGAAAATATAAAAAGAGTTAGTGCTGTAAATAAAATTGCAAAGCCAAGAGTATTCATACCAGTATTCCCGGGAACAAACTGTGAGTATGATTCAAAAAGGGCCTTTGAAAGAGCAGGAGCTGAAGTTAATACCCTTGTATTTAGAAATATGAAGGCAACAGATATTGAAGAATCTATAAATGAAATGGTAGAGGAAATAAATAAAGCTCAGATAATAATGCTTCCTGGAGGCTTCAGTGCAGGTGATGAACCGGATGGTTCTGGAAAGTTTATAGCAACTGTATTTAGAAATGAGAAGATTAAAGAAGCAGTAATGAAGCTATTAAATGCACGTGATGGCCTTATGCTTGGAATATGCAACGGCTTCCAGGCACTTATAAAATTAGGACTTGTGCCTTATGGAGAAATAAGAGAAATAGATGAAAACTGTCCTACACTAACATACAACAATATAGGAAGACATGTATCTAAAATTGCATATACTAAAATTGTTTCAAATAAATCACCTTGGTTTTCTAATGTAGAAATTGGAGATATTCATAGTATACCTATTTCTCATGGAGAGGGAAGATTTGCTGCAAGTAAAGAGGTTGTAGAAGAGCTTATAAAGAATGGACAGATAGCAACGAGGTATGTAGATTTAAACGGTAATTCAAGTTATGAAACAGAAGTAAATCCTAATGGATCAGTACTTTGTATAGAAGGAATAACAAGTCCTGATGGAAGAATACTTGGTAAGATGGGGCATTCTGAGAGATTTTCTAAGGGGACTTATAAGAATATAATTGGAAATCAAGACCAAAAGATATTTGAAAGTGGAGTACAGTATTTTAAATAA
- a CDS encoding pentapeptide repeat-containing protein → MQRKKKLKIVNPDIYEELEEVLEGEIIVEDDSYIELKSFENVSLENKQAKKVSISQSIFKNVSFNNTSFKGIDLTDVIFEKCDLSNADFTESVIYRTQFKNCKLMGINLSEGTLNNVTFDNCMARYSICTLLRCKNVLFKECTFTSTDFYKSQFTNVEFLNSELIEAQMHETSLKGIDLTSCSIDGIGLNIEDLKGCIVGPEQLMCFANLLGVILK, encoded by the coding sequence ATGCAAAGAAAAAAGAAATTAAAAATTGTTAATCCAGATATATATGAAGAGTTAGAAGAAGTTCTAGAAGGGGAAATTATTGTAGAGGATGATTCTTACATAGAATTAAAAAGCTTTGAAAATGTATCCTTAGAAAATAAACAGGCAAAGAAGGTTTCAATAAGTCAAAGTATATTTAAGAATGTATCATTTAATAATACTAGCTTTAAGGGCATTGATTTAACAGATGTTATATTTGAAAAATGCGATTTGTCCAATGCTGATTTTACAGAATCAGTTATATACAGAACTCAATTTAAGAATTGCAAACTAATGGGGATAAATTTATCAGAGGGAACCTTAAATAATGTGACTTTTGATAATTGTATGGCTAGATACTCTATATGTACTCTCCTTAGGTGTAAGAATGTACTTTTTAAAGAATGTACTTTTACAAGTACGGATTTCTACAAATCCCAGTTTACAAATGTTGAGTTTTTAAATTCAGAATTGATTGAGGCTCAAATGCACGAAACAAGCCTTAAGGGTATTGATTTAACAAGCTGTAGTATAGATGGAATTGGTCTCAATATTGAAGATTTAAAAGGATGTATAGTTGGTCCTGAGCAGTTAATGTGCTTTGCTAATCTTCTAGGGGTTATACTTAAGTAG